One stretch of Thermanaerosceptrum fracticalcis DNA includes these proteins:
- the sigE gene encoding RNA polymerase sporulation sigma factor SigE: MKLFVVRLLQLLGVSEDVFYVGSSEALPPPLSVDEENYLLERLEKGEQSVKSTLIERNLRLVVYIARKFENTGVGIEDLVSIGTIGLIKAVNTFDPVKKIKLATYASRCIENEILMHLRRNNKTRTEVSFDEPLNIDWDGNELLLSDVMGTENDIIYKSLEEEVDKRLLSMAMNKLSNRERKIMDLRFGLRDGVEKTQKEVADMLGISQSYISRLEKRIIKRLRKEIQRME, from the coding sequence ATGAAGCTCTTTGTTGTTCGCTTACTACAGCTTTTAGGCGTGAGCGAAGATGTCTTTTATGTGGGCAGTAGTGAAGCCCTGCCGCCGCCTTTAAGTGTGGACGAAGAAAATTATCTTTTGGAACGCCTGGAGAAAGGTGAGCAGAGTGTAAAAAGCACGCTCATTGAACGCAACCTTCGCCTGGTCGTATATATCGCCAGGAAATTTGAAAATACCGGCGTAGGAATCGAGGACCTGGTTTCCATAGGGACCATTGGCCTGATTAAAGCCGTGAACACTTTTGACCCGGTAAAGAAAATCAAACTGGCCACCTATGCTTCCCGATGTATAGAAAATGAAATCCTCATGCACCTCCGTCGCAACAATAAAACCCGGACTGAGGTTTCTTTTGACGAGCCTCTTAACATTGACTGGGATGGAAATGAATTGCTGTTGTCGGATGTAATGGGCACAGAGAATGATATTATCTATAAATCTTTAGAGGAAGAGGTGGATAAAAGATTATTAAGTATGGCCATGAATAAGCTCTCCAACCGGGAAAGAAAAATCATGGATTTACGCTTCGGGCTGCGGGACGGTGTGGAAAAGACCCAGAAAGAAGTAGCGGATATGCTGGGTATTTCCCAATCTTATATCTCACGCTTGGAGAAGAGGATCATCAAACGCTTGCGCAAAGAAATACAGCGTATGGAATAG
- a CDS encoding N-acetyltransferase, with protein MILRKAKLSDVEDMLNLVNKYAETGLMLPRSRNTLYEHIRDFVVVEKDEQIVGTGALHIVWGDLAEIRALAVAPGYTKQGIGKQMVVYFLQEARELGIPKVFALTYQPDFFAKCGFVIVNKESMPQKVWKECINCPKFPNCDEICMEINLDLP; from the coding sequence ATGATTCTTCGCAAGGCGAAACTGAGCGATGTGGAAGATATGTTGAATTTAGTGAATAAATATGCAGAAACGGGCTTGATGCTGCCCCGTTCCCGCAATACCTTATATGAACATATACGAGACTTTGTAGTGGTGGAAAAGGATGAACAAATTGTAGGGACGGGAGCGCTCCATATTGTTTGGGGGGACCTGGCAGAAATCCGGGCCCTGGCTGTAGCGCCGGGGTATACGAAACAGGGGATTGGCAAGCAAATGGTGGTCTATTTTCTCCAGGAAGCCCGGGAATTAGGCATCCCTAAAGTGTTCGCTCTTACTTATCAGCCTGATTTTTTTGCTAAATGCGGATTTGTTATCGTCAACAAAGAAAGTATGCCACAGAAAGTCTGGAAAGAGTGCATTAACTGTCCAAAGTTTCCCAACTGTGATGAGATCTGTATGGAAATAAACCTTGACCTACCATAA
- the sigG gene encoding RNA polymerase sporulation sigma factor SigG, with protein sequence MIVNKVEICGVNTSKLPVLKNSVMRELFMKVQQGDTAAREKLINGNLRLVLSVIQRFTNRGEYVDDLFQVGCIGLMKAIDNFDLNQNVKFSTYAVPMIIGEIRRYLRDNNPIRVSRSLRDIAYKALQIRDNLVFKNSREPTINEIASELNIPREEIVFALDAIQEPISLFEPIYHDGGDPIFVMDQIGDEKNADGNWLESISVKEALRKLNDRERLILTLRFFEGKTQMEVADEIGISQAQVSRLEKAALNHMKKYM encoded by the coding sequence ATGATCGTAAACAAAGTAGAGATTTGCGGTGTGAATACGTCTAAACTCCCTGTTCTCAAAAACTCGGTGATGCGTGAACTGTTTATGAAGGTGCAGCAAGGCGATACTGCTGCCCGGGAAAAACTGATTAACGGTAATTTACGGCTGGTCCTCAGCGTAATTCAACGCTTTACCAACCGGGGGGAATACGTTGACGACCTGTTCCAGGTTGGCTGTATCGGCCTGATGAAAGCCATTGATAACTTTGATTTGAACCAAAACGTTAAGTTTTCCACATACGCTGTCCCTATGATTATTGGGGAAATCAGAAGGTATCTGCGGGACAATAACCCCATCAGGGTAAGCCGCTCTTTGCGCGATATTGCCTATAAAGCTTTGCAGATCAGGGATAACCTGGTCTTTAAAAACTCCCGGGAACCAACCATTAATGAAATTGCCTCCGAACTCAACATTCCCCGGGAAGAAATAGTCTTTGCCCTTGACGCCATCCAGGAACCTATTTCTCTTTTTGAACCCATTTACCATGATGGCGGAGACCCCATTTTTGTCATGGATCAGATTGGCGATGAGAAAAACGCTGACGGCAACTGGTTGGAGAGTATCTCCGTCAAGGAAGCCTTGAGAAAATTGAACGACAGGGAAAGACTTATCCTGACACTGCGTTTTTTTGAAGGCAAAACCCAAATGGAAGTAGCCGATGAAATAGGTATTTCCCAGGCCCAGGTTTCCCGCCTGGAAAAAGCCGCCCTTAATCATATGAAGAAATACATGTGA
- a CDS encoding stage II sporulation protein R, producing MRKKLFILACLSAILAFGLAVMDTERQEPPYLRLHVLAHSDETRDQERKLLVRDFILEELAEPLQKANSHQAALQYVYEHLDDLGVKAQALLAETGYQKPVRVQMVVEKYPAMQYRDKLIPEGEYWSLKVTVGEGNGHNWWCVLYPPFCFLDISSAEAIPVKSGNQEKSEPLSMWQKFKNGYRQEIKKIWLAQ from the coding sequence GTGAGAAAAAAATTGTTCATTCTTGCATGTTTATCGGCCATATTAGCTTTTGGTTTGGCCGTTATGGATACAGAACGGCAGGAACCCCCTTATTTACGTCTCCATGTCCTCGCTCACAGTGATGAGACAAGGGACCAGGAAAGAAAGCTTCTGGTCAGGGATTTTATACTAGAAGAACTGGCTGAGCCTCTTCAAAAAGCGAACAGTCACCAGGCAGCCCTGCAGTATGTTTATGAGCACTTAGATGATTTAGGTGTCAAAGCCCAGGCGCTTTTGGCTGAGACAGGTTATCAAAAGCCGGTGCGGGTCCAGATGGTGGTAGAAAAGTACCCGGCCATGCAGTACAGAGACAAGCTTATCCCCGAGGGAGAATACTGGTCTTTAAAAGTAACTGTCGGAGAGGGTAACGGTCATAACTGGTGGTGCGTCTTATACCCGCCCTTTTGTTTCCTCGATATTAGCTCAGCTGAGGCTATCCCTGTCAAAAGCGGAAACCAGGAAAAAAGTGAGCCTTTGAGTATGTGGCAAAAATTTAAGAACGGTTACCGGCAGGAAATAAAAAAAATTTGGCTGGCCCAGTAG
- a CDS encoding YlmC/YmxH family sporulation protein: MIKISDMRDREIINIVDGRRLGPIKDIELDLEKGRIKAIVLPGMSGGRILGLFGRSDDLVVPWEKIVRIGVDVILVEVTGQHVELPPRKEYD, from the coding sequence CTGATCAAAATATCTGATATGCGAGACCGCGAGATTATCAATATTGTCGATGGCCGGCGCTTAGGCCCTATTAAAGACATTGAACTGGATTTGGAAAAGGGGCGAATTAAAGCCATTGTACTCCCCGGTATGAGCGGGGGGAGAATATTAGGGCTTTTTGGCCGTAGTGATGACCTTGTTGTTCCCTGGGAAAAGATTGTTCGTATTGGCGTGGATGTCATTTTGGTGGAGGTAACGGGACAGCACGTAGAACTGCCTCCTCGAAAGGAATATGATTAG
- the nrdR gene encoding transcriptional regulator NrdR, whose product MRCPYCGQGDSRVLETRLADDGYSVRRRRECPDCLNRFTTYEKIDDLPLLVIKKDGRREVFDQRKILNGLIKACEKRPVPLDKLEKLAAGIERSLKDSSLKREVASSEIGELVMERLKQLDEVAYVRFASVYREFKDISTFFTEIERLLRKE is encoded by the coding sequence ATGCGCTGTCCTTATTGTGGGCAAGGAGATTCACGGGTCCTGGAAACCAGGCTGGCCGATGACGGCTATTCTGTACGCCGCAGGCGGGAGTGTCCTGATTGTTTAAACCGCTTTACCACCTATGAGAAGATTGATGACCTGCCCCTTTTGGTCATAAAAAAAGACGGCAGGAGAGAAGTTTTTGACCAGCGTAAAATTCTAAACGGCTTAATTAAAGCCTGTGAAAAAAGACCGGTACCCCTGGACAAGCTGGAAAAACTGGCGGCAGGCATCGAACGCAGCCTAAAAGACAGTTCTTTAAAACGGGAGGTGGCCAGTTCCGAAATAGGGGAACTGGTGATGGAGCGCCTGAAACAACTGGATGAAGTTGCTTATGTGCGTTTTGCCAGTGTATACCGGGAGTTTAAAGATATATCAACCTTTTTTACAGAAATTGAAAGACTGTTGCGAAAGGAATAG
- a CDS encoding anaerobic ribonucleoside triphosphate reductase — protein sequence MFTQIKKRDDRIVPFNEAKITDAIFAAAKAVGGEDRQTAMELTLDVLKYLKQQFNGNIFSVEDVQDAVEKVLIEKGHAKTAKAYILYREKRSRIREARSEMMDAVAEILRETNRENANVGNSPSAKVLQISEVASVNYYLKRVIPEDEAKAHIEGDIYIHDLSWYGKTLTCLQIPLDRLLREGFNNGHGYIRPPKGIKTAAALAAIILQSNQNDMHGGQSFAYFDRDMAPYVELEYQRQEKSLREALEKMGTPADEDKIKELAVERTENEVYQAMEGFIYNLNTMHSRAGAQVPFSSINLGTDTSWAGRMITKNFLLAYEKGLGKGEAPIFPNVCFKIKEGVNYEEDDPNYDLFKLSMKVACTRLFPNFSFQDSSFNAPYRDEEVAYMGCRTRVIGNVNGPAVTNGRGNLSFTTVNLPRLGIKSGGDMTTFWQSLDEILNLAFKQLMTRYDIQKKLRVKDFPFLMGQKLYLDSEDLKPNDPIEKAIRHGTLSLGFIGLAECLIALTGKHHGESQEAQALGLSIVSYLRRRCDEASKKFKLNFTLLATPAEGLSGKFTKKDRERFGIIPRITDKEWYTNSFHIPVDFEITAMEKIALEGPYHKYCNAGHISYVELPSAPKHNLQAFEALIRAMYEADMGYAAVNFPVDICKECGFNGVIEIDTCPKCGSQGNISRIRRITGYLSSLEFFNQSKIAEEKNRKVHMKLS from the coding sequence ATGTTTACTCAGATTAAAAAACGTGATGACAGGATAGTTCCTTTTAACGAGGCCAAAATTACAGATGCTATCTTTGCCGCCGCCAAGGCGGTAGGTGGTGAAGACCGGCAAACAGCCATGGAACTCACTTTGGATGTACTGAAATACTTGAAGCAGCAGTTTAACGGCAATATTTTTTCCGTAGAAGATGTGCAGGATGCCGTGGAGAAGGTTTTAATCGAAAAAGGGCATGCCAAAACGGCCAAAGCTTATATTCTTTACAGGGAGAAACGTTCCCGCATCCGGGAAGCCCGTTCGGAAATGATGGATGCGGTAGCGGAAATCCTCCGGGAAACCAACAGGGAAAATGCTAATGTGGGGAACTCACCTTCGGCCAAAGTCTTACAGATTTCCGAAGTTGCCTCTGTCAATTATTATTTGAAACGTGTTATTCCCGAGGATGAAGCGAAAGCCCATATTGAAGGAGATATTTACATACATGACCTTTCCTGGTATGGTAAGACTCTGACATGTTTGCAGATTCCCCTGGATCGTCTCTTGCGGGAGGGCTTTAACAACGGACATGGTTATATCCGGCCGCCTAAAGGGATTAAAACGGCAGCAGCCCTGGCTGCCATTATCCTGCAATCTAACCAGAATGATATGCATGGCGGGCAGTCCTTTGCTTATTTCGACCGGGATATGGCGCCTTACGTGGAATTAGAGTACCAGCGCCAGGAAAAAAGCCTGAGAGAAGCCTTAGAGAAGATGGGCACGCCTGCTGACGAAGACAAAATTAAAGAACTGGCCGTGGAGCGTACGGAGAATGAAGTGTACCAGGCCATGGAAGGCTTTATTTATAACCTGAATACCATGCACTCCCGGGCTGGTGCCCAGGTTCCCTTCTCCAGCATTAATTTAGGCACTGATACCAGCTGGGCGGGGCGCATGATCACGAAAAACTTCCTGCTGGCCTATGAAAAGGGCTTGGGTAAAGGAGAAGCCCCCATCTTCCCCAATGTCTGTTTTAAGATTAAAGAAGGGGTCAATTATGAGGAAGATGATCCCAACTATGACCTGTTTAAATTAAGTATGAAAGTAGCTTGTACCCGTCTCTTCCCCAATTTTTCCTTCCAGGATTCCAGCTTTAATGCGCCTTACAGAGACGAAGAAGTGGCTTATATGGGCTGTCGCACCCGGGTTATCGGCAATGTCAACGGGCCCGCGGTAACGAATGGCCGGGGGAATCTGTCCTTTACCACCGTCAACCTGCCCCGCCTGGGTATAAAATCGGGCGGTGATATGACCACCTTTTGGCAGTCCCTGGATGAAATTCTAAACCTGGCTTTCAAGCAGTTGATGACGAGGTACGATATACAGAAGAAGTTAAGAGTCAAGGATTTTCCTTTCCTCATGGGCCAGAAGCTGTATCTCGACAGCGAGGATTTAAAACCCAATGACCCCATTGAAAAAGCCATTCGTCATGGTACGCTGAGTTTAGGGTTCATCGGACTGGCCGAATGCCTCATTGCCCTGACAGGAAAGCACCACGGGGAAAGCCAGGAAGCCCAGGCTTTGGGTCTCTCTATCGTCAGTTACCTGCGCCGCCGCTGTGACGAAGCCAGCAAAAAATTCAAACTTAACTTCACCTTGCTTGCCACGCCTGCCGAAGGCTTAAGCGGCAAATTTACGAAAAAAGACAGGGAGCGTTTTGGCATCATTCCTAGAATCACCGATAAAGAATGGTACACGAACTCCTTCCATATTCCTGTAGACTTTGAAATCACGGCCATGGAGAAGATTGCCCTGGAAGGACCTTACCACAAGTATTGTAATGCGGGTCACATCTCTTACGTGGAACTGCCTTCTGCCCCCAAGCACAACCTGCAAGCCTTTGAAGCTCTTATCAGGGCTATGTATGAGGCTGACATGGGTTATGCCGCCGTTAACTTTCCTGTAGACATTTGTAAGGAATGCGGCTTCAACGGGGTTATTGAGATAGATACCTGTCCGAAATGCGGGTCTCAAGGCAATATCTCCCGCATCCGCCGGATTACAGGATATCTTTCCAGTCTTGAATTCTTCAATCAAAGCAAAATAGCAGAGGAGAAGAATCGGAAAGTACATATGAAGCTTTCTTGA
- the nrdG gene encoding anaerobic ribonucleoside-triphosphate reductase activating protein, whose amino-acid sequence MRLSGIISESVVDGPGVRFVVFTQGCPHHCPGCHNPETWDPSGGKEMTLKEILKLIKKKLKNIRGITLSGGDPFLQAAEMAALAREAKKLGLDVVTYTGYTYEELLAIDGPGFKELLEVTDILVDGPFLIQYRDIGLAFRGSSNQRVIDLAATKEKGQLILIA is encoded by the coding sequence ATGCGGCTGTCTGGAATAATTTCTGAAAGTGTGGTGGACGGGCCCGGAGTTCGCTTTGTGGTTTTTACCCAGGGCTGTCCTCATCACTGCCCGGGCTGCCACAATCCCGAAACCTGGGATCCCTCAGGCGGTAAGGAAATGACTTTGAAAGAAATATTAAAACTCATCAAAAAGAAATTAAAAAATATCAGGGGAATCACTCTCTCGGGCGGAGACCCTTTTCTTCAAGCCGCCGAGATGGCGGCCTTAGCCCGGGAAGCCAAAAAGCTTGGCCTGGATGTGGTTACCTATACGGGCTACACCTACGAAGAACTCCTGGCTATAGACGGACCTGGGTTTAAAGAGCTTTTGGAGGTCACCGATATCCTGGTAGACGGGCCTTTTCTCATCCAGTACAGGGATATCGGCCTGGCCTTCCGGGGTTCCAGCAACCAGCGGGTGATTGACCTGGCGGCTACAAAGGAAAAGGGACAACTGATTCTTATTGCATAA
- a CDS encoding spore coat protein, whose protein sequence is MNKLSDMDMLQDYEKDARMAALAYALIQTEIIDPALRKVLSKASHEAAESQQKAANLILSRGDRP, encoded by the coding sequence ATGAATAAACTATCAGATATGGATATGCTGCAAGACTATGAAAAAGATGCTAGAATGGCGGCTTTAGCCTACGCTTTAATTCAAACAGAAATTATAGATCCTGCCTTACGAAAAGTTTTGTCTAAAGCAAGTCATGAAGCAGCTGAATCACAACAGAAAGCTGCAAATTTAATATTATCCAGGGGTGACCGCCCATAA
- a CDS encoding type II toxin-antitoxin system RelE/ParE family toxin, translated as MYKLIILPPAARFLKKLKDKPLKAAFQKAVDEILKDPYIGESKTGDLSGVFCYDIYYSRTNYEPAYTIIEEGSSTVVVILAGTREIFYEELKQYMKNI; from the coding sequence ATGTATAAGCTTATTATTCTGCCTCCCGCCGCCCGTTTTTTAAAGAAGCTAAAAGACAAACCGCTTAAAGCAGCTTTTCAAAAAGCTGTCGATGAAATCCTCAAGGACCCTTATATAGGCGAATCCAAAACGGGCGATCTTTCCGGCGTTTTTTGCTATGATATTTATTACAGCAGAACAAATTACGAGCCGGCCTATACAATCATTGAAGAAGGCAGCTCAACCGTTGTTGTAATACTGGCCGGCACTCGTGAAATTTTCTATGAGGAATTGAAACAGTACATGAAGAATATTTAA
- a CDS encoding enoyl-CoA hydratase/isomerase family protein: MNEKLVLLERKNGIATVIMNRPKSYNALSPELIDELIQVLQECEGDPNVKVIVLTGAGKAFCAGGDLTHIESIGNVVDGRKYIISAGRITSTIFNLEKPVIAMVNGVAAGAGFNLALACDIVFCTTSVKFVQSFAKVGLLPDCGGTYLLPRLVGLQKAKELMFTAEPIDADKALQLGIVNRVVREEELGEVTYEFAEKLSKAAPIAISLTKKILNQSYNLTLENSLELEADLQSICLQTMDNKEGVAAFKEKRNPVFKGV, encoded by the coding sequence ATGAATGAAAAATTAGTCTTGTTAGAAAGAAAAAACGGAATAGCTACAGTAATAATGAATAGACCGAAATCTTATAATGCTTTAAGCCCTGAATTAATTGATGAGTTAATTCAAGTTCTACAGGAGTGCGAAGGTGACCCAAACGTAAAAGTAATAGTCTTAACTGGTGCGGGTAAAGCTTTCTGTGCTGGAGGAGATCTCACCCATATTGAAAGTATTGGGAATGTTGTTGATGGCCGAAAGTACATTATTTCTGCAGGTAGAATAACATCAACTATTTTTAATTTGGAGAAACCTGTTATAGCTATGGTCAATGGAGTGGCAGCAGGTGCCGGCTTTAATCTAGCACTGGCTTGTGATATAGTTTTTTGCACAACATCTGTAAAGTTTGTCCAAAGCTTCGCAAAGGTAGGCTTATTGCCTGATTGCGGGGGCACTTACTTACTTCCGCGCCTAGTAGGACTACAGAAAGCAAAGGAACTTATGTTTACAGCAGAACCGATTGATGCGGATAAGGCACTTCAGTTAGGTATTGTAAATCGTGTGGTAAGAGAGGAAGAATTAGGAGAGGTTACTTATGAATTTGCGGAAAAGCTAAGCAAAGCTGCACCTATTGCTATAAGTCTAACGAAGAAAATACTAAATCAAAGTTACAATTTAACCCTGGAAAACTCTTTAGAGTTGGAAGCAGATTTACAGAGTATATGTTTGCAAACCATGGACAATAAAGAGGGTGTAGCCGCCTTTAAAGAAAAACGTAATCCAGTTTTTAAAGGTGTTTAA
- a CDS encoding LL-diaminopimelate aminotransferase, which yields MALVNENYLKLPGSYLFSEIARRVNKFKKDNPDADIIRLGIGDVTRPLPPAVVEAMKKAVEEMGRQETFRGYGPEQGYEFLIEKIIENDFRPRGVELAIDEVFVSDGAKNDTANFQELFGIGNILAVSDPVYPVYVDSNVMAGRTGPVNAKGQFEKIVYLPCTEENGMKPPLPRTRVDMIYLCFPNNPTGMTLSKEELKKWVDYARENRSVILFDAAYEAYIQEEGVPHSIFEVEGAREVAVEFRSFSKTAGFTGTRCAYTIVPREVMVYDSTGKAHSLNSLWLRRQTTKFNGVSYPVQAGAAAVFSEEGKKQVKEMINYYMENARIIREGLEKAGYKVFGGVNAPYIWLKTPGNMGSWDFFDKLMKDANVVGTPGAGFGANGEGYFRLTAFGTRENTERAVERIRTRM from the coding sequence ATGGCACTTGTTAACGAGAATTACCTTAAACTGCCCGGGAGTTACCTTTTTTCGGAAATAGCCCGGAGGGTCAACAAGTTTAAAAAGGACAACCCTGACGCCGACATTATTAGACTGGGTATCGGGGATGTTACCCGGCCCCTCCCTCCCGCCGTGGTGGAGGCAATGAAAAAAGCCGTGGAGGAAATGGGCCGTCAAGAAACTTTCAGGGGTTACGGTCCAGAACAAGGGTACGAGTTCCTTATCGAGAAAATAATCGAAAACGATTTTAGACCGAGGGGAGTGGAACTAGCGATTGACGAGGTGTTTGTCAGCGACGGCGCTAAGAACGATACGGCCAACTTCCAGGAGCTTTTCGGCATCGGCAACATACTGGCGGTAAGCGATCCGGTTTACCCAGTTTACGTTGACAGCAACGTCATGGCCGGGCGTACCGGCCCCGTAAACGCAAAAGGACAGTTTGAAAAAATAGTCTACCTCCCCTGCACCGAGGAAAACGGCATGAAGCCGCCCCTCCCCCGGACCAGAGTGGACATGATATACCTGTGCTTCCCCAACAACCCCACCGGAATGACCCTTTCCAAGGAGGAACTGAAAAAATGGGTGGATTACGCCAGGGAAAACAGGTCGGTTATATTGTTTGACGCCGCCTATGAGGCTTACATACAGGAGGAAGGGGTTCCCCACAGTATATTCGAGGTTGAGGGCGCCCGCGAGGTGGCAGTGGAATTCAGAAGCTTTTCCAAGACCGCCGGTTTTACCGGCACCAGGTGTGCCTACACCATAGTGCCCAGGGAGGTAATGGTTTATGACTCCACGGGCAAGGCTCACAGCCTTAACTCCCTGTGGCTGAGAAGACAGACCACCAAGTTCAACGGGGTTTCTTACCCCGTCCAGGCGGGGGCCGCTGCGGTCTTTTCCGAAGAGGGTAAAAAGCAGGTAAAGGAAATGATAAATTACTATATGGAAAATGCCAGGATCATCAGGGAGGGCCTGGAAAAAGCCGGCTACAAGGTGTTCGGAGGGGTAAACGCCCCCTATATCTGGCTCAAGACTCCTGGCAATATGGGGTCCTGGGACTTTTTCGACAAGCTCATGAAGGACGCCAACGTGGTGGGGACCCCCGGCGCCGGTTTTGGAGCAAACGGAGAGGGATATTTCAGGTTAACCGCCTTCGGTACCAGGGAAAACACTGAAAGAGCCGTTGAGAGGATTAGGACCAGGATGTAG
- a CDS encoding 4Fe-4S binding protein, whose amino-acid sequence MSKETPSFYIKTNRTFNNFKKISWTIVPFIAIGGLFYPKLGLLLILIMLTIMTLGFFKGKYWCGNLCPHGSLFDFILLPLSPNKKIPGLITSTTLKVLFFLWYMGMFTWRVVKVSQLWGTLTFYDKLGFVFTMNYLIPTIIGTTLALFVTPRAWCNFCPMGTIEQLFYKLGKATGLNTGTDKKVTVAAPELCHKCGKCSRVCPMQLKPYLEFSPENQFDNENCIRCTTCIENCPAGILSLANYDESKQRSEAVNKTGYEGRRRIKGIVEGVKPLTHDVTEYTFKLIEPEKVNYEAGQFILVKILDDPEMFRAYSISSYHEDGERLSVTIKKLKDGFGTSIIFGGFKAGDTVELEGPLGRELVVDKHHPKVLLVAGGIGITPFVPIVEDLLQNKNSLEDVTLIYGVNKEEEFIYDEFFKGLAAQNPKFKYLPTVAFPDKSWQGHRGFVTDVLKDMKLEGYKVYMCGPKPMVNATVRVLKEKGVDERGFFAESA is encoded by the coding sequence ATGAGCAAAGAGACACCATCGTTTTATATTAAAACAAACCGTACATTTAACAACTTTAAGAAGATTTCCTGGACCATTGTGCCTTTTATTGCCATTGGCGGCCTGTTCTATCCCAAGCTGGGGCTTTTGTTGATACTCATTATGCTGACGATTATGACATTAGGCTTTTTTAAAGGCAAATACTGGTGCGGCAATCTTTGCCCCCACGGCAGCCTCTTTGACTTTATTTTGTTACCCCTTTCCCCCAATAAGAAAATACCGGGGCTCATTACCTCAACAACTTTAAAAGTCCTATTCTTCCTCTGGTATATGGGGATGTTTACCTGGAGAGTTGTAAAGGTGTCACAGTTATGGGGCACCCTAACCTTTTATGATAAGTTAGGTTTTGTTTTCACCATGAATTATCTCATTCCCACCATCATAGGTACAACGCTGGCCTTATTTGTAACACCCCGGGCCTGGTGTAATTTTTGCCCCATGGGTACCATAGAACAGCTTTTCTATAAACTGGGGAAAGCTACCGGCCTCAACACCGGAACAGATAAAAAAGTTACTGTTGCTGCTCCCGAATTATGCCATAAATGCGGGAAATGCTCCAGGGTTTGTCCCATGCAGTTAAAGCCTTATCTTGAATTCTCCCCGGAAAATCAATTTGATAACGAAAACTGCATCCGTTGTACCACCTGTATTGAAAATTGCCCGGCAGGGATTTTGTCCCTGGCCAATTATGATGAGTCCAAACAGAGGAGTGAAGCTGTTAATAAGACTGGGTATGAGGGCAGGCGAAGGATTAAAGGAATTGTGGAAGGGGTAAAACCGCTGACGCACGATGTGACCGAATATACCTTTAAGTTGATAGAACCGGAAAAGGTAAACTACGAAGCTGGGCAGTTTATTTTAGTTAAGATTTTGGATGATCCCGAGATGTTCAGGGCTTACTCAATCTCTTCTTATCATGAGGACGGGGAAAGGCTCAGCGTTACCATTAAAAAACTGAAAGACGGTTTTGGCACCAGCATTATTTTCGGCGGCTTTAAGGCAGGGGACACTGTAGAATTGGAGGGACCTCTGGGCAGGGAACTCGTGGTGGATAAACATCACCCTAAAGTCCTTTTGGTGGCAGGAGGCATTGGCATAACCCCCTTTGTCCCCATTGTTGAGGACCTCTTGCAAAACAAGAATTCTCTAGAGGATGTAACCCTGATTTATGGGGTTAACAAAGAAGAGGAATTTATTTATGATGAATTTTTTAAAGGGCTAGCTGCCCAAAATCCTAAGTTCAAATATCTTCCCACAGTTGCTTTCCCCGACAAAAGCTGGCAAGGGCACAGAGGTTTTGTTACAGACGTGCTCAAAGATATGAAGCTGGAAGGTTATAAAGTTTACATGTGCGGTCCCAAACCCATGGTGAACGCCACTGTTAGAGTTTTGAAAGAGAAAGGTGTTGATGAGAGAGGATTT